A genomic window from Aquitalea aquatilis includes:
- a CDS encoding MFS transporter, with amino-acid sequence MLPRSAWRDFTAVIFSVALLGLGLGSTMPLTALTLTARGFSPEVIGWTVAAGALGGVLATVAAPALALRLGRRNVMLGCLLLATLSVMPLQYLQSIPGWMLARFLFGAAMAPLFVLGESWINTLAGDHARGRIVAIYSTCFTACQVLGPLLTDLLARWPEQSFLLCGGLFLLGVPGVMLARPEQPAGQQAAHPAPSAPGTLGKQSATSWLGIIRSAPAILLGTAFFASFDTVMLSFLPLVAMDAGMSQSRALASASILLAGDAALQFAIGWLADHFGRRRVQLLCGMLVCLLLPLLPWLMQLPGLWEVYLFVLGGCAGAIYTLSMVASGELFSGAALLRISGLISLSWNASSSLGPAATGLVMQHAGGSWMVAVLWGMALLFVLCGWRQRAAR; translated from the coding sequence ATGCTGCCACGCAGCGCCTGGCGTGATTTCACCGCCGTCATTTTCAGCGTGGCCCTGCTTGGCCTGGGGCTGGGCAGCACCATGCCGCTGACCGCCCTTACCCTGACCGCACGCGGTTTCAGCCCGGAGGTAATCGGCTGGACCGTAGCCGCCGGCGCACTGGGCGGGGTGCTGGCCACCGTGGCCGCGCCGGCGCTGGCGCTGCGGCTGGGGCGGCGCAATGTGATGCTGGGCTGCCTGCTGCTGGCGACACTATCGGTGATGCCGCTGCAATACCTGCAGTCGATTCCCGGCTGGATGCTGGCGCGCTTCCTGTTTGGCGCGGCCATGGCCCCGCTGTTCGTGCTGGGGGAAAGCTGGATCAACACCCTGGCCGGCGACCATGCGCGTGGCCGCATCGTGGCCATTTACTCCACCTGCTTCACCGCCTGTCAGGTGCTGGGACCGCTGCTGACTGACCTGCTGGCGCGCTGGCCGGAGCAATCCTTCCTGCTGTGCGGCGGGCTGTTCTTGCTGGGGGTGCCGGGCGTGATGCTGGCGCGGCCCGAACAGCCGGCCGGCCAGCAGGCGGCCCACCCTGCGCCGTCTGCACCCGGTACGCTGGGCAAACAGAGCGCCACCTCCTGGCTGGGCATCATCCGCAGCGCGCCGGCCATCCTGCTGGGCACCGCTTTCTTTGCCTCATTCGATACCGTCATGCTCAGCTTTCTGCCGCTGGTGGCCATGGACGCCGGCATGAGCCAGAGCCGCGCACTGGCTTCGGCCTCCATCCTGCTGGCCGGCGATGCCGCGCTGCAATTCGCCATCGGCTGGTTAGCCGACCACTTTGGCCGCCGCCGGGTGCAGCTGTTGTGCGGCATGCTGGTCTGCCTGCTGCTGCCCTTGTTGCCGTGGCTGATGCAGCTGCCGGGGCTGTGGGAAGTCTATCTGTTTGTGCTGGGCGGCTGCGCCGGTGCCATCTATACCTTATCCATGGTGGCCAGCGGCGAGCTGTTCAGCGGCGCGGCGCTATTGCGTATTTCCGGGCTGATTTCGCTGAGCTGGAATGCCTCCAGCAGCCTGGGGCCGGCGGCCACCGGGCTGGTGATGCAGCATGCCGGCGGCAGCTGGATGGTGGCGGTACTGTGGGGCATGGCCCTGCTGTTTGTCCTCTGCGGCTGGCGGCAGCGCGCGGCAAGGTAG
- the urtA gene encoding urea ABC transporter substrate-binding protein, whose product MASTRRMFLKSAPLVLAAAGLVSMPAFAADTIKVGVLHSLSGTMAISETSLKDMALFAIDQINAKGGVLGKKLEPVVVDPASNWPLFAEKARQLLSKDKVAVTFGCWTSVSRKSVLPVFEELNGLLFYPVQYEGEEMSPNVFYTGAAPNQQAIPAVEYLMSKEGGSAKRFFLLGTDYVYPRTTNKILRAFLHSKGVKDENIQEMYTPFGHSDYQTIVGNIKKFAAGGKTAVISTINGDSNVPFYKELGNQGLKATDVPVVAFSVGEEELKGIDAKPLVGHLAAWNYFMSVKNPVNSKWIADYRAWAKKKGLANADKLVTNDPMEATYVGINMWAEAVKKAGTTDVAAVTKAMAGIKLAAPSGFTLEMDPKNHHLHKPVMIGEIQSNGQFSVVWKTKTPIRAQPWSPFIPGNDKKPDTPVKSK is encoded by the coding sequence ATGGCATCTACTCGTCGCATGTTTCTGAAGTCCGCTCCGCTGGTCCTGGCCGCCGCCGGCCTCGTGTCCATGCCAGCCTTTGCCGCCGACACCATCAAGGTAGGGGTGTTGCACTCCCTGTCTGGCACCATGGCCATTTCGGAAACCTCGCTCAAGGACATGGCGCTGTTTGCCATCGACCAGATCAATGCCAAGGGCGGCGTGCTGGGCAAGAAGCTGGAACCGGTGGTGGTGGACCCGGCCTCCAACTGGCCGCTGTTTGCCGAAAAGGCGCGTCAGCTGCTGAGCAAGGACAAGGTGGCGGTGACCTTCGGCTGTTGGACTTCGGTCTCGCGCAAGTCGGTGCTGCCGGTGTTCGAGGAGTTGAACGGCCTGCTGTTCTACCCGGTGCAGTACGAGGGTGAGGAAATGTCACCCAATGTGTTCTACACCGGTGCTGCGCCCAACCAGCAGGCCATTCCGGCGGTGGAGTACCTGATGAGCAAGGAGGGCGGCAGTGCCAAGCGCTTCTTCCTGCTGGGGACCGACTATGTCTACCCGCGCACCACCAACAAGATCCTGCGGGCCTTCCTGCACTCCAAGGGGGTGAAGGACGAAAACATCCAGGAGATGTACACCCCCTTCGGCCACAGCGATTACCAGACCATCGTCGGCAACATCAAGAAGTTTGCCGCCGGCGGCAAGACTGCCGTCATCTCCACCATTAATGGCGACTCCAACGTGCCTTTCTACAAGGAACTGGGCAATCAGGGCCTGAAGGCGACCGACGTGCCGGTGGTGGCCTTCTCGGTGGGTGAGGAAGAACTCAAGGGCATCGATGCCAAGCCGCTGGTGGGCCATCTGGCCGCCTGGAACTACTTCATGAGCGTGAAGAACCCGGTCAACAGCAAGTGGATTGCCGACTACCGCGCCTGGGCCAAGAAGAAGGGCCTGGCCAATGCCGACAAGCTGGTCACCAACGACCCGATGGAAGCCACTTATGTGGGTATCAATATGTGGGCCGAAGCGGTGAAGAAAGCCGGCACCACCGATGTGGCCGCCGTGACCAAGGCCATGGCCGGTATCAAGCTGGCCGCGCCGTCCGGCTTCACCCTGGAAATGGACCCGAAAAACCATCACCTGCACAAGCCGGTGATGATTGGCGAGATTCAGTCCAATGGCCAGTTCTCGGTGGTGTGGAAGACCAAGACCCCGATCCGCGCCCAGCCGTGGAGCCCCTTTATCCCGGGGAATGACAAGAAGCCCGACACCCCGGTCAAGAGCAAGTAA
- the urtB gene encoding urea ABC transporter permease subunit UrtB, with translation MQLFKPLLLLLLLYSGLTAAGPLAELAHADPADRAGLIEGWTIQPDAARRQAVAALEEGRLFASSDGKHMLLQAEDGKLSDVDTAQAVAGDASSLDAQPVNNSVRSALQAFHAASDLADPECSKRLAAIQSLQDSANPALLPLLLSRQQQEQDSQVQQALHMASARLQLASPDATQRLKAILTLADSADPATQTLLAPLADSASEPDSRVRVAAAQALLDLKNSQWRYNMLGYAFSGVSLGSVLLLAALGLAITYGLLGVINMAHGEMLMIGAYASYVVQNLFRSWWPGAFDAYLLAALPVAFAVTFVIGMALERLIIRHLYGRPLETLLATWGISLMLIQAVRMLFGAQNVEVANPSWLSGGWAITPALTLPYNRLAIIGFVAAVLVLTWLALNKTRLGLFVRAVTQNRRMADSVGVPTGKVDMLAFGLGSGIAGLGGVALSQIGNVGPELGQGYIVDSFMVVVLGGVGQLAGTVTGAMGLGIVNKILEPSLGAVLGKILILGFIILFIQKRPQGLFALKGRVLD, from the coding sequence ATGCAATTGTTCAAACCCTTGCTCCTGCTGCTGTTGCTGTACAGCGGCCTGACGGCGGCCGGCCCGCTGGCCGAGCTAGCCCATGCCGACCCGGCCGACCGTGCCGGCCTGATCGAGGGCTGGACCATCCAGCCCGATGCCGCCCGCCGTCAGGCGGTGGCCGCACTGGAAGAGGGCAGGCTGTTCGCCAGCAGCGACGGCAAGCACATGCTGTTGCAAGCCGAGGACGGCAAGCTGAGCGATGTCGATACTGCCCAGGCTGTCGCCGGCGATGCCAGCAGTCTGGACGCGCAGCCAGTCAACAACAGCGTGCGCAGCGCGCTGCAAGCCTTTCATGCCGCCAGCGATCTGGCCGACCCGGAGTGCAGCAAACGGCTGGCGGCCATCCAGTCCTTGCAGGACAGTGCCAACCCGGCCCTGCTGCCCTTGCTACTGAGTCGGCAACAACAGGAACAAGACAGCCAGGTGCAACAGGCCCTGCATATGGCCAGCGCCCGTCTGCAACTGGCCAGCCCGGATGCCACCCAGCGCCTGAAGGCCATCCTTACCCTGGCGGATAGTGCCGACCCGGCCACGCAGACGCTGCTGGCGCCGCTGGCCGACAGTGCCAGTGAACCAGACTCCCGCGTGCGGGTGGCAGCGGCCCAAGCTTTGCTTGATCTGAAAAACAGCCAGTGGCGTTACAACATGCTGGGCTATGCCTTCAGCGGCGTCAGCCTGGGCTCGGTGCTGTTGCTGGCCGCCCTGGGGCTGGCCATTACCTATGGCCTGTTGGGCGTCATCAATATGGCGCATGGCGAGATGCTGATGATTGGTGCCTACGCCAGCTATGTGGTGCAGAACCTGTTCCGCAGCTGGTGGCCGGGCGCTTTCGATGCCTATCTGCTGGCTGCGCTGCCGGTGGCCTTTGCCGTCACCTTTGTCATCGGCATGGCGCTGGAGCGGCTGATCATCCGCCACCTGTATGGCCGTCCGCTGGAAACCCTGCTCGCCACCTGGGGCATCAGCCTGATGCTGATCCAGGCGGTGCGCATGCTGTTTGGCGCGCAGAACGTGGAGGTGGCCAATCCGTCCTGGCTGTCCGGTGGCTGGGCGATCACCCCGGCGCTGACATTGCCGTACAACCGGCTGGCCATCATCGGCTTCGTGGCTGCCGTACTGGTGCTGACCTGGCTGGCGCTGAACAAGACGCGGCTGGGCCTGTTCGTGCGTGCGGTCACGCAAAACCGCCGCATGGCCGACAGCGTGGGCGTGCCCACCGGCAAGGTGGACATGCTGGCCTTCGGCCTGGGCTCGGGCATTGCCGGGCTGGGCGGGGTGGCGCTGAGCCAGATCGGTAACGTCGGGCCGGAGCTGGGCCAGGGCTATATCGTGGACAGCTTCATGGTGGTGGTGCTGGGCGGGGTGGGCCAACTGGCCGGTACCGTGACCGGGGCCATGGGCCTGGGCATCGTCAACAAGATTCTGGAGCCGTCGCTGGGGGCGGTGCTGGGCAAGATCCTCATCCTCGGCTTCATCATCCTGTTCATCCAGAAGCGTCCGCAAGGCCTGTTTGCCCTCAAGGGCCGGGTACTGGACTAG
- the urtC gene encoding urea ABC transporter permease subunit UrtC, protein MQTALSLRLAARVGPQPLKLAGAAVLAVLLAMPALYLWTAPSSSLHVSAYALMLTGKILCYAIVALAMDLVWGYTGLLSLGHGLFFALGGYGMGMYLMRAIGHDGNYQSDLPDFMVFLDWKTLPWFWQGSEHLAWALCLAVGVPGLLALVFGWLAFRSRIKGVYFSIMTQALTYAAMLLFFRNETGFGGNNGFTDFKRILGYGIAEPATRATLFLLTVLLLLAALAAGFWLVHSKFGRILTAIRDAESRLMFCGYNPLYYKLFIWVASAMLCGLAGALYVPQVGIINPGEMSPANSIEIAIWVAVGGRGSLIGPVLGAGFINVAKSWFTVAFPEYWLFFLGGLFIATTLFLPRGLLGLMRGHKENA, encoded by the coding sequence ATGCAAACCGCACTTTCCCTGCGGCTGGCCGCCCGTGTGGGGCCGCAGCCGCTCAAGCTGGCCGGCGCGGCAGTCCTCGCCGTGCTGCTGGCCATGCCGGCGCTTTATCTGTGGACCGCACCGTCCAGCAGCCTGCATGTGTCGGCCTATGCGCTGATGCTGACCGGCAAGATCCTGTGCTATGCCATCGTGGCGCTGGCCATGGACCTGGTATGGGGCTATACCGGCCTGCTCAGCCTGGGCCACGGCCTGTTCTTTGCCCTGGGTGGCTACGGCATGGGCATGTATCTGATGCGTGCCATCGGCCATGACGGCAATTACCAGAGCGATCTGCCCGACTTCATGGTGTTTCTCGACTGGAAAACCCTGCCCTGGTTCTGGCAGGGCAGCGAGCATCTGGCCTGGGCGCTGTGTCTGGCGGTGGGTGTGCCCGGCCTGCTGGCGCTGGTGTTTGGCTGGCTGGCTTTCCGATCGCGCATCAAGGGCGTGTATTTTTCCATCATGACCCAGGCGCTCACCTATGCCGCCATGTTGCTGTTTTTCCGCAATGAAACCGGCTTTGGCGGCAATAACGGCTTTACCGACTTCAAGCGCATCCTTGGCTATGGTATTGCCGAGCCGGCCACCCGCGCCACCTTGTTCCTGCTGACCGTGCTGTTGCTCTTGGCCGCGCTGGCGGCCGGTTTCTGGCTGGTGCACAGCAAGTTCGGGCGCATCCTCACTGCCATTCGCGATGCCGAGTCGCGGCTGATGTTCTGCGGCTACAACCCGCTGTATTACAAGCTGTTCATCTGGGTGGCTTCGGCCATGTTGTGCGGCCTGGCCGGGGCGCTGTACGTGCCGCAGGTGGGCATTATCAATCCGGGGGAAATGTCGCCGGCCAACTCCATTGAAATCGCCATCTGGGTGGCGGTGGGTGGGCGCGGCAGCCTGATTGGCCCGGTGCTGGGCGCGGGCTTCATCAATGTGGCCAAGAGCTGGTTTACCGTGGCCTTTCCCGAATACTGGCTGTTCTTCCTGGGTGGGCTGTTCATTGCCACCACGCTGTTCCTGCCGCGCGGCCTGTTGGGCCTGATGCGTGGCCACAAGGAGAATGCATGA
- the urtD gene encoding urea ABC transporter ATP-binding protein UrtD, with the protein MMPATTSQTVQRESWDGDTAASGRLLQPGLDVTHGQILYLDDISVSFDGFRALNRLSLSIAVGELRCIIGPNGAGKTTMMDVITGKTRADSGSAFFGQTINLAQHSEAEIVQLGIGRKFQKPTVFEAMTVQENLELALAGPRSVWASLRARLSGQQRDRIDELLTLIRLGEQRARLAGLLSHGQKQWLEIGMLLAQEPQLLLLDEPVAGMTDAETEKTAELLLTLKGRHSLMVVEHDMDFIASIAGKVTVLAEGAVLAEGSLQQVQADERVIEVYLGR; encoded by the coding sequence ATGATGCCTGCCACCACCTCGCAAACGGTGCAGCGTGAAAGCTGGGATGGCGATACCGCTGCCAGTGGCCGCTTGCTGCAGCCGGGACTGGATGTGACCCACGGCCAGATTCTCTATCTGGATGACATCAGTGTCAGCTTTGATGGCTTCCGTGCGCTCAACCGCCTGTCGCTGTCCATCGCCGTGGGCGAGCTGCGCTGCATCATCGGCCCCAACGGCGCGGGCAAGACCACCATGATGGACGTGATTACCGGCAAGACCCGCGCCGACAGCGGCTCGGCCTTTTTCGGCCAGACCATCAATCTGGCCCAGCATTCCGAGGCGGAAATCGTCCAACTGGGCATAGGGCGCAAATTCCAGAAACCCACGGTGTTCGAGGCGATGACGGTGCAGGAAAACCTGGAACTGGCGCTGGCCGGGCCGCGTTCGGTGTGGGCCAGCCTGCGCGCCCGTCTCTCCGGGCAGCAGCGTGACCGTATCGACGAATTGCTGACGCTGATCCGCCTGGGCGAGCAGCGGGCGCGGCTGGCCGGGCTGCTGTCGCATGGCCAGAAGCAGTGGCTGGAAATCGGCATGTTGCTGGCGCAGGAGCCACAGCTATTGCTGCTGGACGAACCGGTGGCCGGCATGACCGATGCCGAAACCGAAAAGACCGCCGAGCTGCTGCTCACCCTCAAGGGCCGGCATTCGCTGATGGTGGTGGAACACGATATGGATTTCATCGCCAGCATTGCCGGCAAGGTGACGGTGCTGGCCGAGGGCGCGGTACTGGCCGAGGGCAGCCTGCAGCAAGTGCAGGCGGATGAACGGGTGATCGAAGTCTATCTGGGGCGCTGA
- the urtE gene encoding urea ABC transporter ATP-binding subunit UrtE, with product MLDIQELDQYYGGSHILRRVSLQAEIGQVTCLLGRNGVGKSTLLRCLMGQLPAKSGSIRWQGEDISRCAPHQRVARGIAYVPQGREIFGRLTVEENLRMGLARFGGKAGREIPASVYEMFPVLYDMRQRRGGDLSGGQQQQLAIGRALVSQPSLLVLDEPTEGIQPSIIKQIGEVIRSLAARRDMAILLVEQYYDFAEALADRYLVMSRGEVIRSGQGSQMASDGVRELLAI from the coding sequence ATGCTGGACATACAAGAACTGGACCAATACTACGGCGGCAGCCACATTCTGCGCCGCGTCAGCCTGCAGGCCGAAATCGGCCAGGTGACCTGCCTGCTCGGCCGTAACGGCGTGGGCAAATCCACCTTGCTGCGCTGCCTGATGGGGCAGCTGCCGGCCAAAAGCGGCAGCATACGCTGGCAGGGAGAGGACATCAGCCGCTGTGCACCGCACCAGCGCGTGGCGCGTGGCATTGCTTATGTGCCGCAGGGGCGGGAGATTTTTGGCCGGCTGACGGTGGAAGAAAACCTGCGCATGGGGCTGGCGCGCTTTGGCGGCAAGGCCGGGCGCGAGATTCCGGCCTCGGTGTACGAGATGTTCCCGGTGCTGTACGACATGCGCCAGCGCCGTGGCGGCGACCTGTCCGGCGGCCAGCAGCAACAACTGGCCATCGGCCGGGCGCTGGTCAGCCAGCCTTCGCTGCTGGTGCTGGACGAACCCACCGAGGGCATCCAGCCCTCCATCATCAAGCAGATCGGCGAAGTCATCCGCAGCCTGGCGGCGCGGCGCGACATGGCCATCCTGTTGGTGGAGCAGTACTACGATTTTGCCGAAGCACTGGCCGACCGCTATCTGGTGATGTCGCGCGGCGAAGTGATCCGCAGCGGGCAGGGCAGCCAGATGGCCAGCGATGGCGTGCGCGAACTGTTGGCCATCTGA
- a CDS encoding urease accessory protein UreD — protein MNELPSASPLPSGLLAGWPAALELGYAVVQGRTVPVHRRHQGPLRVQKHFIDGHGQCQHIVVHPPGGMAGGDRLTLDIHLAEGAAVLLTSPGAAKWYDGFGRASSQQLRVEQQPGSLLEWLPQETILYAGSVVALDNRFQLQGDACLLAGEVMCLGRPASAERFDRGCWQQSGEVWRDEQLLWCEHSHVPGDCPLLASPVGMGGHSVLATLLWAGPDLPPELHQACLELPCAGRAAASQLPGVWLARFIGDSAEAAHHWLRGCRDLIYPFSHGRAASQPRIWAS, from the coding sequence ATGAACGAGCTGCCCTCTGCCAGCCCCTTGCCGAGCGGGCTGCTGGCCGGCTGGCCGGCTGCACTGGAATTGGGCTATGCCGTGGTGCAGGGCCGCACCGTGCCGGTGCATCGCCGCCATCAGGGGCCGCTGCGGGTGCAGAAACACTTTATCGATGGCCACGGCCAGTGCCAGCACATCGTGGTGCATCCGCCCGGCGGCATGGCCGGTGGCGACCGGCTGACGCTGGACATTCATCTGGCCGAGGGGGCTGCCGTGCTGCTGACCAGCCCCGGTGCGGCCAAGTGGTATGACGGTTTTGGCCGGGCCTCCTCCCAGCAGCTGCGGGTGGAGCAGCAGCCGGGCAGCCTGCTGGAATGGCTGCCACAGGAAACCATTCTGTATGCCGGCAGCGTGGTGGCACTCGACAACCGCTTCCAGCTGCAGGGCGATGCCTGTCTGCTGGCCGGCGAGGTCATGTGCCTGGGGCGACCGGCCAGTGCCGAGCGCTTTGATCGCGGCTGCTGGCAGCAAAGCGGTGAAGTGTGGCGGGATGAGCAGCTGCTGTGGTGCGAGCACAGCCATGTGCCGGGTGACTGCCCCTTGCTGGCCTCGCCGGTGGGCATGGGCGGCCACAGCGTGCTGGCCACCCTGCTGTGGGCCGGGCCGGACTTGCCGCCCGAACTGCATCAGGCCTGCCTGGAACTGCCCTGTGCCGGGCGTGCCGCAGCCAGCCAGTTGCCTGGCGTCTGGCTGGCCCGTTTCATCGGCGACAGTGCCGAAGCAGCCCATCACTGGCTGCGTGGCTGTCGCGACCTGATCTATCCCTTCAGCCACGGACGTGCGGCCAGCCAGCCGCGCATCTGGGCGAGCTGA
- the ureA gene encoding urease subunit gamma, with amino-acid sequence MELTPREKDKLLIFTAGLVAERRLARGLQLNYPEAVAYISAAILEGARDGRSVAELMHYGTTLLSRVQVMAGVPEMIPDIQVEATFPDGTKLVTVHQPIV; translated from the coding sequence ATGGAACTGACCCCCCGCGAAAAAGACAAGCTGCTGATCTTCACCGCCGGACTGGTGGCGGAGCGCCGGCTGGCGCGTGGCCTGCAACTGAATTACCCCGAGGCCGTGGCCTATATCAGCGCGGCCATTCTGGAAGGCGCGCGCGATGGCCGTAGCGTGGCCGAACTGATGCATTACGGCACCACGCTGCTATCACGTGTACAGGTGATGGCGGGCGTGCCGGAGATGATTCCGGACATCCAGGTGGAAGCCACTTTCCCGGACGGCACCAAGCTGGTCACCGTGCACCAGCCCATTGTCTGA
- a CDS encoding urease subunit beta, producing the protein MIPGELRVQDGEIALNAGRDTISLVVANSGDRPIQVGSHYHFAETNDALLFDRAAARGFRLNIAAGTAVRFEPGQTRTVELVALAGARRVFGFQGRVMGDL; encoded by the coding sequence ATGATTCCAGGAGAACTGCGCGTGCAGGATGGCGAGATCGCCCTCAATGCCGGCCGCGACACCATCAGCCTGGTGGTGGCCAATAGTGGCGACCGGCCAATACAGGTGGGCTCGCATTATCACTTTGCCGAAACCAATGACGCGCTGCTGTTTGACCGCGCCGCGGCACGCGGCTTCCGGCTGAATATTGCCGCCGGCACCGCCGTGCGTTTCGAGCCGGGGCAGACACGCACGGTGGAGCTGGTGGCGCTGGCTGGTGCGCGCCGGGTATTCGGCTTTCAGGGCCGGGTGATGGGGGACTTATGA
- the ureC gene encoding urease subunit alpha, with the protein MKISRQAYAEMFGPTVGDAVRLADTGLWAQVERDYTVYGEEVKFGGGKVIRDGMGQGQALAAAVADTVITNALIIDHWGVVKADIGLKAGRIAAIGKAGNPDIQPGVDIVIGAATEIIAGEGMIVTAGGIDTHIHFICPQQIEEALASGITSMIGGGTGPATGTNATTCTPGPWHMASMLKAAEGFAMNLGFTGKGNASLPEALREQVRAGAIGLKLHEDWGSTPAAIDNCLSVADEMDVQVAIHTDTLNESGFVEATLAALKGRTIHTYHTEGAGGGHAPDIIKACGFANVLPSSTNPTRPFTVNTIDEHLDMLMVCHHLDPAIAEDVAFAESRIRRETIAAEDILHDLGAFAMMSSDSQAMGRVGETILRCWQTADKMKQQRGPLAGDDEGCDNARIKRYIAKYTINPAITHGISHEVGSIEAGKLADLVLWKPMFFGVKPSLIIKGGIIAMAAMGDANASIPTPQPVHSRPMFGSFGKAIADGSVTFVSQAALDAGIGQALGLSKRLVAVQNCRSVQKTDLIHNDYLPQIEVDPQNYQVKADGQLLWCEPATSLPMAQRYFLF; encoded by the coding sequence ATGAAAATCAGCAGACAGGCCTATGCCGAAATGTTCGGCCCCACTGTGGGCGATGCGGTGCGACTGGCCGATACCGGGCTGTGGGCGCAGGTGGAGCGTGACTACACCGTTTACGGTGAAGAGGTGAAGTTCGGCGGCGGCAAGGTGATCCGCGACGGCATGGGGCAAGGCCAGGCGCTGGCGGCCGCGGTGGCCGATACCGTGATTACCAATGCGCTGATCATCGACCACTGGGGTGTGGTCAAGGCCGATATCGGCCTGAAAGCCGGCCGTATCGCTGCCATCGGCAAGGCCGGCAACCCGGACATCCAGCCCGGCGTGGACATCGTCATCGGCGCGGCAACGGAAATCATCGCCGGTGAAGGTATGATCGTGACCGCCGGCGGCATCGACACCCACATCCACTTCATCTGCCCGCAGCAGATCGAAGAAGCGCTGGCTTCCGGCATCACCAGCATGATAGGCGGCGGCACCGGCCCGGCCACCGGCACCAATGCCACCACCTGCACGCCGGGGCCGTGGCATATGGCCAGCATGCTCAAGGCGGCGGAAGGCTTTGCCATGAACCTGGGCTTTACCGGCAAGGGCAATGCCAGCCTGCCGGAAGCGCTGCGCGAACAGGTACGCGCCGGGGCCATCGGCCTGAAGCTGCATGAAGACTGGGGCAGCACCCCGGCGGCCATCGACAACTGTCTGAGCGTGGCCGACGAGATGGACGTGCAGGTGGCGATTCACACCGATACGCTGAACGAATCCGGCTTTGTCGAAGCCACGCTGGCGGCGCTCAAGGGCCGCACCATCCACACCTATCACACGGAGGGTGCCGGCGGCGGCCATGCGCCGGACATCATCAAGGCCTGCGGCTTTGCCAATGTGCTGCCCAGCTCCACCAATCCCACACGGCCGTTTACCGTCAACACCATCGACGAGCATCTGGACATGCTGATGGTGTGCCACCACCTGGACCCGGCCATTGCCGAGGATGTGGCCTTTGCCGAAAGCCGTATCCGCCGCGAGACGATTGCTGCCGAGGACATCCTGCATGATCTGGGCGCCTTCGCCATGATGTCCTCCGACAGCCAGGCCATGGGCCGGGTGGGAGAAACCATCCTGCGTTGCTGGCAGACCGCCGACAAGATGAAGCAGCAGCGCGGCCCGCTGGCAGGCGATGACGAGGGCTGCGACAACGCCCGCATCAAGCGCTATATCGCCAAATACACCATCAACCCGGCCATTACCCATGGCATCAGCCACGAGGTGGGCAGCATCGAGGCGGGCAAGCTGGCCGACCTGGTGTTGTGGAAGCCGATGTTCTTTGGCGTCAAACCCAGCCTGATTATCAAGGGCGGCATCATCGCCATGGCGGCCATGGGCGATGCCAATGCCAGCATTCCCACACCGCAGCCGGTGCATAGCCGGCCGATGTTCGGCAGCTTCGGCAAGGCCATTGCCGATGGCAGCGTCACCTTTGTGTCGCAGGCTGCGCTGGATGCCGGGATAGGCCAGGCGCTGGGCCTGAGCAAGCGGCTGGTGGCGGTGCAGAACTGCCGCAGCGTGCAAAAGACCGACCTGATCCACAACGACTACCTGCCGCAGATCGAGGTGGACCCGCAAAACTATCAGGTGAAGGCCGATGGCCAGTTGCTGTGGTGCGAACCGGCTACCAGCCTGCCCATGGCGCAGCGCTATTTCCTGTTCTGA
- the ureE gene encoding urease accessory protein UreE, with the protein MLIINQRLEQAAGWDAELRLTFELRSKTRLRTRASNGEEVGLFLSAGAPLADGQLLQAEDGRVLRVLAADEALLHVRCANAQELCRAAYHLGNRHVHLQVGDGWLRLLDDSVLEQMLQQLGVEVSRLQAPFHPESGAYGGGHHHSHGKDAAFQYAPKLHLFGQPA; encoded by the coding sequence ATGCTGATCATCAATCAACGGCTGGAACAGGCTGCTGGCTGGGATGCCGAGCTGCGGCTGACCTTCGAGCTGCGCAGCAAGACCCGCTTGCGTACCCGCGCCAGCAATGGCGAAGAAGTCGGCCTGTTCCTGTCGGCAGGCGCGCCACTGGCCGATGGTCAGCTGCTGCAGGCCGAAGACGGGCGGGTGCTGCGGGTGCTGGCGGCGGACGAGGCTCTACTGCATGTGCGCTGTGCCAATGCACAGGAGCTGTGCCGCGCTGCCTACCATCTGGGCAATCGCCATGTGCATCTGCAGGTGGGCGATGGCTGGCTGCGGCTGCTGGACGACAGCGTGCTGGAACAGATGCTGCAACAACTGGGGGTCGAAGTGAGCCGCCTGCAGGCACCGTTCCATCCGGAAAGCGGTGCCTACGGTGGCGGCCATCATCATTCGCACGGCAAGGATGCCGCCTTCCAGTACGCGCCCAAGCTGCATCTGTTCGGCCAGCCGGCATGA